Proteins encoded together in one Numenius arquata unplaced genomic scaffold, bNumArq3.hap1.1 HAP1_SCAFFOLD_924, whole genome shotgun sequence window:
- the LOC141477758 gene encoding histone H2B 5-like isoform X1 — protein sequence MPEPAKSAPAPKKGSKKAVTKTQKKGDKKRRRSRKESYSIYVYKVLKQVHPDTGISSKAMGIMNSFVNDIFERIAGEASRLAHYNKRSTITSREIQTAVRLLLPGELAKHAVSEGTKAVTKYTSSK from the coding sequence ATGCCCGAACCGGCCAAATCCGCGCCCGCCCCTAAAAAAGGCTCTAAAAAAGCCGTGACCAAGACCCAGAAGAAAGGGGACAAGAAGCGGCGGCGCAGCCGCAAGGAGAGTTACTCCATCTACGTCTACAAGGTGCTGAAGCAGGTCCACCCGGACACCGGCATCTCCTCCAAGGCCATGGGCATCATGAACTCCTTCGTCAACGACATCTTCGAGCGCATCGCCGGCGAGGCCTCCCGCCTGGCCCACTACAACAAGCGCTCCACCATCACCTCCAGGGAGATCCAGACGGCCGTCCGCCTCCTCCTGCCCGGCGAGCTGGCCAAGCACGCCGTCTCGGAGGGCACCAAGGCCGTCACCAAGTACACCAGCTCCAAGTAA